One Actinomadura viridis genomic region harbors:
- a CDS encoding amino acid ABC transporter permease, whose amino-acid sequence MSKEATVLFDAPGPRARRRNALLTALSALLLIALIALAAKRFNDQGQFAGNLWTPFLKADVWVNLILPGLWNTLKAAAVASVLAILFGVVFGLARLSDHSWIRVPAGAVVEFFRAIPLLILIFLAYFVPNKVSPVIAESPFGTFQRVMVDSVGWIFGVEINAGVVTVPAFAAVVFGLVLYNGSVLAEVVRAGVNSIPKGQAEAAYSVGLRKNGVMRLVLLPQAITVMMPAIVSQLVVLLKDTALGFIIAYGELLQAGFKQVPPNFGNNLIQAGIVVAIIYIAINMVLSSVANRLERRSRGSRKTAAKTMGTGTGAPPAAGMSVAGQSGSV is encoded by the coding sequence ATGAGCAAGGAAGCGACCGTACTCTTCGACGCCCCCGGACCGCGGGCCCGCCGGCGCAACGCCCTCCTGACCGCGCTCTCGGCGCTGCTGCTGATCGCGCTGATCGCGCTGGCCGCCAAGCGGTTCAACGACCAGGGGCAGTTCGCCGGCAACCTCTGGACGCCCTTCCTCAAGGCCGACGTCTGGGTCAACCTGATCCTGCCCGGCCTCTGGAACACGCTGAAGGCCGCCGCCGTCGCCTCGGTGCTGGCCATCCTGTTCGGCGTGGTGTTCGGGCTGGCGCGACTCTCCGACCACAGCTGGATCCGGGTGCCCGCCGGCGCGGTGGTGGAGTTCTTCCGGGCGATCCCGCTGCTGATCCTGATCTTCCTGGCGTACTTCGTGCCGAACAAGGTCAGCCCGGTGATCGCCGAGTCCCCGTTCGGCACCTTCCAGCGCGTCATGGTCGACAGCGTGGGCTGGATCTTCGGGGTGGAGATCAACGCCGGCGTGGTGACCGTCCCGGCGTTCGCCGCGGTGGTGTTCGGGCTGGTGCTCTACAACGGCTCCGTCCTGGCGGAGGTCGTCCGGGCCGGGGTCAACTCGATCCCCAAGGGCCAGGCGGAGGCCGCCTACTCGGTCGGCCTGCGCAAGAACGGCGTGATGCGGCTGGTGCTGCTGCCCCAGGCGATCACCGTCATGATGCCCGCCATCGTCAGCCAGCTGGTGGTGCTGCTCAAGGACACCGCGCTCGGGTTCATCATCGCCTACGGCGAGCTGCTCCAGGCGGGCTTCAAGCAGGTCCCGCCCAACTTCGGCAACAACCTGATCCAGGCCGGCATCGTGGTCGCGATCATCTACATCGCGATCAACATGGTGCTCAGCTCGGTGGCCAACCGGCTGGAGCGGCGGAGCCGCGGCAGCCGCAAGACGGCCGCCAAGACCATGGGCACCGGCACGGGCGCGCCGCCCGCCGCGGGCATGTCCGTGGCCGGCCAGTCCGGGAGCGTGTAG
- a CDS encoding regulatory protein RecX, producing the protein MTRPEDDPPSAPRFPWAADEDPEPREPPPWTVQDPPPANPFAADWARDAWTSDPTEGPAAAAGEGKAEAPGTGGRTSPAPAAGGAPGTRDPWAEATEAEVPGELPPRGRTPEKARSAGGRAAGEAGTGERPECEQEPGEDAGPRARKPRKGTGGQRSGRPGERSGSAGRRKAEGDPWTGERGGESRTGGRSRRRRREEDAPKPEDAPKPGDAPEAQGEPSRRDEGADPEGRAREICLRLLGRGPRTRAQLAEALRRKEIPDEVAERVLGRFTDVGLIDDEAFAQAWVQSRHAGRGLARRALAAELRRRGVAEETVSDAVETLDGDQEEQTARRLIARKAAATRGVEPAKRTRRLVGVLARKGYPPGMAYRVVREVLEEEGADVEDLPEGVDPD; encoded by the coding sequence ATGACCCGGCCGGAGGACGATCCTCCCTCGGCCCCGCGATTCCCGTGGGCCGCCGACGAGGACCCCGAACCGCGGGAACCGCCGCCCTGGACCGTCCAGGACCCCCCGCCCGCCAACCCGTTCGCCGCCGACTGGGCCCGCGACGCCTGGACGTCCGACCCCACCGAGGGACCGGCCGCGGCGGCAGGTGAGGGGAAGGCCGAGGCTCCCGGCACCGGCGGGCGCACCTCACCCGCCCCTGCCGCGGGAGGTGCCCCGGGCACGCGTGACCCATGGGCGGAAGCGACGGAGGCAGAGGTCCCCGGCGAACTCCCGCCGAGAGGGCGAACGCCGGAGAAGGCCCGGAGCGCGGGAGGCCGGGCGGCCGGTGAGGCCGGGACGGGCGAGCGTCCGGAATGCGAACAGGAGCCGGGCGAGGACGCCGGTCCCCGTGCGCGCAAGCCCCGGAAAGGGACGGGCGGGCAGCGGAGCGGGCGGCCGGGCGAACGTTCCGGCTCGGCAGGCCGCCGGAAGGCGGAGGGCGACCCGTGGACGGGCGAGCGCGGCGGCGAGAGCCGCACGGGTGGGCGTTCCCGTCGCCGGCGCCGGGAGGAGGACGCCCCGAAGCCGGAGGACGCCCCGAAGCCGGGGGACGCGCCGGAGGCGCAGGGCGAGCCGTCCAGGCGTGACGAGGGGGCCGATCCCGAGGGGCGGGCCCGTGAGATCTGCCTGCGGCTGCTCGGCAGGGGGCCGCGGACGCGGGCGCAGCTGGCCGAGGCCCTGCGGCGCAAGGAGATTCCGGACGAGGTCGCCGAACGGGTGCTGGGCAGGTTCACCGACGTCGGGCTGATCGACGACGAGGCGTTCGCGCAGGCGTGGGTGCAGTCCCGGCATGCCGGGCGGGGGCTGGCCAGGCGCGCTCTGGCGGCCGAGCTGCGGCGGCGGGGCGTGGCCGAGGAGACCGTCAGCGACGCGGTGGAGACGCTGGACGGCGACCAGGAGGAGCAGACCGCGCGGCGGCTGATCGCGCGGAAGGCGGCGGCGACCCGCGGTGTCGAACCGGCCAAGCGGACGCGGCGCCTGGTCGGGGTGCTGGCGCGCAAGGGATACCCGCCCGGGATGGCCTACCGCGTCGTACGGGAGGTCCTCGAAGAAGAGGGGGCCGACGTCGAGGATCTTCCGGAGGGAGTGGACCCCGACTGA
- the miaB gene encoding tRNA (N6-isopentenyl adenosine(37)-C2)-methylthiotransferase MiaB, with translation MSAPIETGTRTYEIRTYGCQMNVHDSERLSGLLEEAGYVRAGDGEPDVVVFNTCAVRENADNRLYGNLGHLRPVKDGRPGMQIAVGGCLAQKDRDTIVKRAPWVDVVFGTHNIGSLPVLLERARIRDEAQVEIEESLVTFPSTLPTRRESPYAAWVSISVGCNNTCTFCIVPALRGKERDRRPGEILAEVEALVADGVLEITLLGQNVNAYGSGFGALASAPREVRDMTAGGQSAFAGLLRACGGVEGLERVRFTSPHPKDFTDDVIAAMAETPNVTPSLHMPLQSGSDPVLRAMRRSYRQERFLGIIEKVRAAIPDAAITTDIIVGFPGETEEDFQQTLHVVREARFSGAFTFQYSKRPGTPAATMDGQLPKEVVQERYERLVALQEEISWEENRKQLGRTLEVLVAEGEGRKDGATRRLSGRARDNRLVHFRAPGEPVRPGDMVTVEVTYAAPHHLVADEPVRAVRRTRAGDAWEARQAAPAAQGVSLGMPGIGRPAAPAGAPAAGAAASGCSVRP, from the coding sequence ATGAGTGCGCCTATCGAGACCGGCACCCGCACGTACGAGATCCGTACCTACGGGTGCCAGATGAACGTCCACGACTCCGAGCGGCTGTCGGGCCTGCTGGAGGAGGCCGGCTACGTGCGGGCCGGGGACGGCGAGCCCGACGTCGTCGTCTTCAACACCTGCGCGGTGCGGGAGAACGCCGACAACCGGCTCTACGGCAACCTCGGCCATCTGCGCCCCGTCAAGGACGGCCGTCCCGGCATGCAGATCGCGGTCGGCGGGTGCCTGGCGCAGAAGGACCGCGACACCATCGTCAAACGGGCGCCCTGGGTGGACGTGGTCTTCGGGACGCACAACATCGGGTCGCTGCCCGTGCTGCTGGAGCGCGCCCGGATCCGCGACGAGGCGCAGGTCGAGATCGAAGAGTCCCTGGTGACCTTCCCCTCGACGCTGCCGACGCGCCGGGAGTCGCCCTACGCCGCCTGGGTGTCGATCTCGGTGGGCTGCAACAACACCTGCACCTTCTGCATCGTGCCGGCGCTGCGCGGCAAGGAGCGCGACCGCCGTCCCGGCGAGATCCTGGCCGAGGTGGAGGCGCTGGTCGCCGACGGGGTCCTGGAGATCACCCTGCTCGGCCAGAACGTCAACGCCTACGGGTCCGGATTCGGCGCTTTGGCGAGCGCGCCGCGGGAGGTCCGCGACATGACGGCGGGCGGGCAGTCGGCGTTCGCGGGGCTGCTGCGCGCCTGCGGCGGGGTGGAGGGCCTGGAGCGGGTCCGGTTCACCTCCCCGCACCCCAAGGACTTCACCGACGACGTGATCGCGGCGATGGCCGAGACGCCGAACGTCACGCCCTCCCTCCACATGCCCCTCCAGTCGGGGTCGGACCCGGTGCTGCGGGCGATGCGCCGCTCGTACCGGCAGGAGCGCTTCCTCGGCATCATCGAGAAGGTCCGCGCCGCCATCCCGGACGCCGCGATCACCACCGACATCATCGTCGGCTTCCCCGGCGAGACCGAGGAGGACTTCCAGCAGACCCTGCACGTGGTGCGGGAGGCCCGTTTCTCGGGCGCGTTCACCTTCCAGTACTCCAAGCGCCCCGGGACTCCGGCCGCCACCATGGACGGCCAGCTCCCCAAGGAGGTCGTGCAGGAGCGCTACGAGAGGCTGGTCGCCCTCCAGGAGGAGATCTCCTGGGAGGAGAACCGCAAGCAGCTGGGCCGCACGCTGGAGGTGCTGGTGGCCGAGGGTGAGGGCCGCAAGGACGGCGCCACCCGCCGCCTGTCGGGCCGCGCGCGCGACAACCGCCTGGTCCACTTCCGTGCCCCCGGCGAGCCGGTGCGGCCGGGTGACATGGTGACGGTCGAGGTCACCTACGCGGCTCCGCACCACCTGGTGGCCGACGAGCCGGTCCGGGCCGTCCGCCGGACCCGGGCGGGCGACGCCTGGGAGGCGCGTCAGGCCGCCCCCGCGGCGCAGGGCGTCTCCCTGGGCATGCCCGGCATCGGACGGCCCGCCGCTCCCGCCGGGGCTCCCGCCGCCGGCGCCGCGGCCTCCGGCTGCTCGGTCCGGCCCTAG
- a CDS encoding amino acid ABC transporter ATP-binding protein, whose product MTDSGGGPELTKEGGPRENSAGDAPLVVVEHINKYFGDLHVLKDISLTVNRGEVVVIIGPSGGGKSTLCRSINRLEPIDNGVIKVDGAELPKEGRELARLRADVGMVFQSFNLFAHKTILENVTLGPIKVRKVAKPEAEKHAMELLDRVGIASQAQKYPAQLSGGQQQRAAIARSLAMKPKVMLFDEPTSALDPEMVNEVLDVMTGLAREGMTMIVVTHEMGFARRAAQKVVFMADGQIVEENTPDEFFTNARTDRAKDFLSKILTH is encoded by the coding sequence ATGACGGACAGCGGAGGCGGGCCCGAGCTCACCAAGGAAGGCGGGCCGCGGGAGAACAGCGCGGGGGACGCGCCACTCGTCGTGGTCGAGCACATCAACAAGTACTTCGGCGACCTGCACGTTCTCAAGGACATCAGCCTCACCGTGAACCGCGGCGAGGTGGTGGTGATCATCGGCCCGTCGGGCGGCGGCAAGTCGACCCTGTGCCGGTCGATCAACCGGCTGGAGCCGATCGACAACGGCGTCATCAAGGTGGACGGCGCGGAGCTGCCCAAGGAAGGCCGCGAGCTTGCGAGGCTGCGCGCCGACGTGGGCATGGTGTTCCAGTCGTTCAACCTGTTCGCCCACAAGACCATCCTGGAGAACGTCACCCTCGGGCCGATCAAGGTCCGGAAGGTGGCGAAGCCGGAGGCCGAGAAGCACGCCATGGAGCTGCTGGACCGGGTCGGGATCGCCAGCCAGGCGCAGAAGTACCCCGCCCAGCTGTCCGGCGGCCAGCAGCAGCGCGCCGCGATCGCGCGCTCGCTGGCGATGAAGCCCAAGGTCATGCTGTTCGACGAGCCGACCTCCGCGCTCGACCCGGAAATGGTCAACGAGGTTCTCGACGTCATGACGGGGCTGGCCCGGGAGGGCATGACCATGATCGTGGTGACCCACGAGATGGGCTTCGCCCGGCGCGCCGCCCAGAAGGTGGTCTTCATGGCGGACGGGCAGATCGTCGAGGAGAACACCCCCGACGAGTTCTTCACCAACGCGCGCACCGACCGCGCGAAGGACTTCCTTTCCAAGATCCTCACGCACTGA
- a CDS encoding amino acid ABC transporter permease — MEQLLELFDFGPFFDNIGAILDGFWATIRLSAAAAVLSLLIGTILVSFRVSPVPVLQKVGAVYVNVLRNTPLTLVLLMCSLGLSDTLRLVFSQDSGVNYYWWAVLGLSGYTAAFVCEALRSGINTVPLGQAEAARSIGLTFTQSLRMIILPQAFRAVVAPLGSILIAMIKNTTVAAAASYAETAVVMKQFMDDPTFQSGALPLFIGIAVGFMILTLPTGFFFGWLAKRTAVAR; from the coding sequence ATGGAACAGCTACTCGAACTGTTTGATTTCGGTCCGTTCTTCGACAACATCGGCGCGATCCTCGACGGATTCTGGGCGACCATCCGCCTGTCCGCCGCGGCGGCCGTGCTGTCCCTTCTCATCGGCACGATCCTGGTCTCGTTCCGGGTCTCGCCCGTGCCGGTGCTGCAGAAGGTCGGCGCCGTCTACGTCAACGTCCTGCGCAACACCCCGCTCACCCTCGTGCTGCTGATGTGCAGCCTCGGCCTGAGCGACACCCTGCGGCTGGTCTTCTCCCAAGACTCCGGCGTCAACTACTACTGGTGGGCCGTGCTGGGCCTGTCCGGCTACACCGCGGCGTTCGTCTGCGAGGCGCTGCGGTCGGGGATCAACACGGTGCCGCTCGGCCAGGCGGAGGCGGCCCGCTCGATCGGGCTGACCTTCACCCAGTCACTGCGCATGATCATTCTGCCGCAGGCGTTCCGCGCGGTCGTCGCCCCGCTGGGCAGCATCCTGATCGCGATGATCAAGAACACCACGGTGGCCGCCGCCGCCAGCTACGCCGAGACGGCGGTCGTCATGAAGCAGTTCATGGACGACCCGACGTTCCAGAGCGGGGCGCTGCCGCTGTTCATCGGCATCGCCGTGGGCTTCATGATCCTGACCCTGCCGACCGGCTTCTTCTTCGGCTGGCTGGCCAAGCGGACGGCGGTGGCGCGATGA
- the recA gene encoding recombinase RecA — protein sequence MAANDREKALETALAQIERQFGKGSVMRMGEEARAPVEVIPTGSISLDIALGIGGLPRGRVVEVYGPEGSGKTSIALHAVASVQKKGGIAAFVDAEHALDPEYAAKLGVDIDALLVSQPDTGEQALEITDMLIRSGAIDIVVIDSVAALVPRAEIEGEMGDSHVGLQARLMSQALRKLTGAINQTKTTAVFINQLREKVGVMFGSPETTTGGRALKFYASVRLDVRRIETLKDGTEAVGNRVRVKVVKNKMAPPFRVADFDLLYGQGISREGGLIDLGVEHGFVRKSGAWYTYDGDQLGQGKENARNFLKANPDMADGIEKKIKEKLGIGPKVDKEAEPAAAAPASPSPAPAAATTTRAASATTRKAKTTPKPGDS from the coding sequence ATGGCAGCGAACGACCGGGAGAAGGCGCTCGAGACCGCACTCGCCCAGATCGAGCGGCAGTTCGGCAAGGGCTCGGTCATGCGGATGGGCGAGGAGGCGCGGGCGCCGGTCGAGGTGATCCCCACCGGGTCCATCTCGCTCGACATCGCGCTCGGCATCGGCGGACTTCCCCGTGGCCGCGTCGTCGAGGTCTACGGGCCGGAAGGGTCCGGTAAGACCTCCATCGCGCTGCACGCCGTGGCCAGCGTGCAGAAGAAGGGCGGCATCGCCGCGTTCGTCGACGCCGAGCACGCGCTCGACCCCGAGTACGCGGCCAAGCTCGGCGTGGACATCGACGCCCTGCTGGTGTCCCAGCCCGACACCGGCGAGCAGGCGCTGGAGATCACCGACATGCTGATCCGCTCCGGCGCGATCGACATCGTCGTCATCGACTCCGTGGCGGCCCTGGTGCCCCGCGCCGAGATCGAGGGCGAGATGGGCGACAGCCACGTCGGCCTCCAGGCCCGGTTGATGTCGCAGGCGCTGCGCAAGCTGACCGGCGCGATCAACCAGACCAAGACCACCGCCGTCTTCATCAACCAGCTCCGCGAGAAGGTCGGCGTCATGTTCGGCTCGCCGGAGACCACCACCGGTGGCCGCGCGCTCAAGTTCTACGCGTCGGTCCGCCTGGACGTCCGCCGCATCGAGACCCTCAAGGACGGCACCGAGGCCGTCGGCAACCGGGTCCGCGTCAAGGTCGTCAAGAACAAGATGGCCCCGCCCTTCCGCGTCGCCGACTTCGACCTCCTCTACGGCCAGGGAATCTCCCGTGAGGGCGGCCTGATCGACCTCGGCGTCGAGCACGGCTTCGTCCGCAAGTCCGGCGCCTGGTACACCTACGACGGCGACCAGCTCGGCCAGGGCAAGGAGAACGCCCGCAACTTCCTCAAGGCCAACCCCGACATGGCGGACGGGATCGAGAAGAAGATCAAGGAGAAGCTGGGCATCGGTCCCAAGGTGGACAAGGAGGCCGAGCCCGCCGCGGCCGCTCCCGCCTCCCCGTCGCCCGCGCCCGCCGCGGCCACCACCACGCGGGCCGCGTCGGCGACCACGCGCAAGGCCAAGACGACCCCCAAGCCGGGCGACTCCTGA
- the rny gene encoding ribonuclease Y translates to MESVLLGAALLVTLVALVIVVLRRPGAPAGPDEDELGRAQRDADEIRAAGRADAQEVVTEAETKAREIVAAARGELEQEARTLRDDLRVLREDLERRETRLAEREQRLDAEVRRLEEWSDRLTETGRALETRREEIGELEQERRRVLERTAGLTADEAKAELVAALENQAKREAIPITREIENAARAEGDKRARKIVTLAIQRVASEQTAESVVSVLHLPGDEMKGRIIGREGRNIRAFESTTGVNLIIDDTPEAVLLSCFDPVRREVGRLTLEKLVLDGRIHPQRIEEVYERSRSDVEQLCVRAGEDALVELGITEMHPELITLLGQLRYRTSYGQNVLKHLIESAHIAGIMASELRLPVDLAKRCTLLHDIGKALTHEVEGSHALIGAEIARRYGEDEDVVHAIEAHHNEVEVRTVEAVLTQAADAISGSRPGARRESLEAYVKRLERLEEIAREKHEGVEKVFAMQAGREIRVMVKPDSVDDIQAQVIARDIAKQVEGELTYPGQIRVTVVRESRAIEFAR, encoded by the coding sequence ATGGAGAGCGTCCTGCTGGGTGCCGCACTTCTGGTGACCCTGGTCGCTCTCGTCATCGTGGTGCTGCGGCGGCCCGGAGCCCCCGCCGGACCCGATGAGGACGAGCTCGGCCGGGCGCAGCGGGACGCCGACGAGATCAGAGCCGCCGGCAGGGCGGACGCCCAGGAGGTCGTCACCGAGGCCGAGACGAAGGCCCGGGAGATCGTCGCCGCCGCCCGTGGCGAGCTGGAGCAGGAGGCCCGCACCCTCCGGGACGATCTGCGCGTCCTGCGCGAGGACCTGGAGCGCCGGGAGACCCGCCTGGCCGAACGCGAGCAGCGGCTGGACGCCGAGGTACGGCGGCTCGAGGAGTGGTCCGACCGGCTCACCGAGACCGGGCGTGCGCTGGAGACGCGCCGGGAGGAGATCGGCGAGCTCGAGCAGGAACGCCGGCGGGTGCTGGAACGCACCGCCGGCCTGACCGCCGACGAGGCCAAGGCCGAGCTGGTCGCCGCCCTGGAGAACCAGGCCAAGCGGGAGGCCATCCCCATCACCCGGGAGATCGAGAACGCCGCCCGGGCGGAGGGCGACAAGCGCGCCCGCAAGATCGTCACACTGGCCATCCAGCGGGTGGCCAGCGAGCAGACCGCCGAGTCGGTGGTGTCGGTGCTGCACCTGCCCGGCGACGAGATGAAGGGGCGGATCATCGGCCGCGAGGGCCGCAACATCCGCGCCTTCGAGTCCACCACCGGCGTCAACCTGATCATCGACGACACGCCCGAGGCGGTGCTGCTGAGCTGCTTCGACCCGGTACGGCGGGAGGTCGGACGGCTGACCCTGGAGAAGCTGGTGCTGGACGGCCGCATCCATCCCCAGCGGATCGAGGAGGTCTACGAGCGCAGCCGCAGCGACGTCGAGCAGCTGTGCGTGCGGGCCGGTGAGGACGCGCTGGTCGAGCTGGGCATCACCGAGATGCACCCGGAGCTGATCACGCTGCTCGGGCAGCTGCGCTACCGCACCTCCTACGGGCAGAACGTGCTCAAGCACCTGATCGAGTCGGCCCACATCGCCGGGATCATGGCGAGCGAGCTGCGGCTCCCGGTGGACCTGGCCAAGCGCTGCACGCTGCTGCACGACATCGGCAAGGCGCTCACCCACGAGGTCGAGGGCAGCCACGCGCTGATCGGCGCCGAGATCGCCCGGCGGTACGGCGAGGACGAGGACGTCGTCCACGCCATCGAGGCGCATCACAACGAGGTCGAGGTCCGCACGGTCGAGGCGGTGCTCACCCAGGCCGCGGACGCCATCAGCGGCAGCCGGCCGGGCGCGCGCCGCGAGTCCCTGGAGGCCTACGTCAAGCGGCTGGAGCGGCTGGAGGAGATCGCCCGCGAGAAGCACGAGGGCGTGGAGAAGGTCTTCGCGATGCAGGCCGGCCGGGAGATCCGCGTGATGGTCAAGCCCGACTCGGTCGACGACATCCAGGCCCAGGTGATCGCCCGGGACATCGCCAAGCAGGTCGAGGGCGAGCTCACCTATCCGGGGCAGATCAGGGTGACGGTCGTCCGGGAGTCCCGGGCGATCGAGTTCGCGCGCTGA
- a CDS encoding glutamate ABC transporter substrate-binding protein, with product MRVTRLGAAIGAATALAMALTACGSDTEKTEAKTVAQKAKETKKLVVGIKYDQPALGLKKPDGSFEGFDVDVAKYIAKELGVPEDGITFKEARSENRESFLGGGQVDLVVATYSITDARKKQVTYGGPYYVAHQDTMVRADDDSIKKAEDLKGKKLCKAAGSNSFRRVTEGPPDGKLAVSGVNLVDASSYSECTAKLENKALDAVSTDDLILAGFASQQKGKFKVINAPFTDEKYGVGIKKGDTETCEAVNKAITKMYQDGTAKTLLDKHFAGTGLKPTTTVPQFEGCA from the coding sequence ATGCGAGTGACTCGTCTGGGGGCCGCCATCGGCGCGGCGACCGCACTGGCGATGGCGCTGACCGCCTGCGGCAGCGACACCGAGAAGACCGAGGCCAAGACCGTCGCCCAGAAGGCGAAGGAGACCAAGAAGCTGGTCGTCGGCATCAAGTACGACCAGCCGGCGCTCGGGCTGAAGAAGCCCGACGGCAGCTTCGAGGGCTTCGACGTCGACGTCGCCAAGTACATCGCCAAGGAGCTGGGCGTTCCGGAGGACGGGATCACCTTCAAGGAGGCCCGTTCGGAGAACCGCGAGTCGTTCCTGGGCGGCGGCCAGGTCGACCTGGTGGTCGCGACGTACTCGATCACCGACGCCCGTAAGAAGCAGGTCACCTACGGCGGCCCGTACTACGTCGCCCACCAGGACACGATGGTCCGGGCGGACGACGACAGCATCAAGAAGGCCGAGGACCTCAAGGGCAAGAAGCTCTGCAAGGCGGCGGGGTCCAACTCCTTCCGCCGCGTCACCGAGGGCCCGCCGGACGGCAAGCTGGCCGTCTCGGGCGTGAACCTGGTGGACGCCTCCAGCTACTCGGAGTGCACCGCCAAGCTCGAGAACAAGGCGCTGGACGCCGTCAGCACCGACGACCTGATCCTGGCCGGCTTCGCCAGCCAGCAGAAGGGCAAGTTCAAGGTCATCAACGCCCCCTTCACCGACGAGAAGTACGGCGTCGGCATCAAGAAGGGCGACACCGAGACCTGCGAGGCCGTCAACAAGGCCATCACCAAGATGTACCAGGACGGCACCGCCAAGACCCTGCTGGACAAGCACTTCGCCGGCACCGGCCTGAAGCCGACCACGACCGTCCCGCAGTTCGAGGGCTGCGCCTGA
- a CDS encoding prolyl oligopeptidase family serine peptidase: protein MTARATLPYGSWPSPISAADVARARLRLSFPTVYNDDVWWQETRPEEGGRTTVIHLRGGHRTELLQAPWDARTRVHEYGGRSYLPVPSGDGYAIVFSNYEDQRLHRLDPGDAKPHPLTPEPAVSGGLRYADFVLSPDTTEIWCVCEGHTPDGIRRAIVAVPLDGSAAADASAIRELITGADFYATPAPSPGGGHLAWVQWNHPRMPWDGTEIRVAALEDGQAVAPRTVKGGLTESALAPLWRDDGSLYVISDWPGWWNIYQVGLHGESPQAEYPAEEEFAGPLWQLGGMPYALLEDGRLAVLHGEGDQRLGVYDPETLELTDLEVPYDDWQPALSAHGSTIVGIAGGPNVPSSVVRIDTTTGRVESLRRELDDLPDAAFLPQPRAEQIEGPFGRPVHAYVYPPSNPECAGPAGELPPYVVFVHGGPTSRVTRVLNLERAFFTSRGIGVIDVNYGGSTGYGRAYRERLRRQWGVVDVEDAVAAAKALVDGGIADPQRLAIRGGSAGGWTTLAAVTQTDVFKAATSYYGISELQSFAEATHDFESRYLFSLIGPLPGFERAYEERSPLNRADRTACPVLLLQGLDDPVVPADQSQRFADALAEKKTPHAYLTFEGESHGFRRAETVVAALEAELAFYGRTLDFEPRGVAPIELTTG from the coding sequence ATGACCGCTCGTGCGACCCTTCCCTACGGCTCCTGGCCCTCCCCCATATCCGCCGCCGACGTCGCCCGCGCCCGGCTGCGCCTCAGTTTCCCCACCGTGTACAACGACGACGTGTGGTGGCAGGAGACCCGGCCTGAGGAAGGCGGCCGGACCACGGTCATCCACCTTCGGGGCGGTCACCGCACCGAACTGCTCCAGGCGCCGTGGGACGCCCGCACCCGCGTCCACGAGTACGGGGGCCGGTCCTACCTTCCCGTCCCCAGCGGCGACGGGTACGCGATCGTGTTCTCCAACTACGAGGACCAGCGGTTGCACCGGCTCGACCCGGGTGACGCCAAGCCGCACCCGCTGACACCCGAGCCGGCCGTGTCCGGAGGACTGCGCTACGCCGACTTCGTGCTCTCCCCTGACACCACCGAGATCTGGTGCGTGTGCGAGGGACACACCCCCGACGGCATCCGGCGCGCCATCGTCGCCGTCCCGCTGGACGGGAGCGCCGCGGCGGACGCCTCCGCCATCCGGGAACTGATCACGGGCGCCGACTTCTACGCCACCCCCGCGCCGTCCCCCGGCGGCGGGCATCTGGCCTGGGTCCAGTGGAACCACCCCCGGATGCCCTGGGACGGCACCGAGATCCGTGTGGCGGCCCTCGAGGACGGTCAGGCGGTGGCGCCGCGCACCGTCAAGGGCGGCCTCACCGAGTCGGCGCTCGCCCCGCTGTGGCGCGACGACGGCTCGCTCTACGTCATCTCCGACTGGCCCGGCTGGTGGAACATCTACCAGGTGGGCCTGCACGGTGAGTCGCCCCAGGCCGAGTACCCGGCCGAGGAGGAGTTCGCCGGCCCGCTGTGGCAGCTCGGCGGCATGCCGTACGCGCTGCTGGAGGACGGCCGCCTCGCCGTCCTGCACGGCGAGGGCGACCAGCGGCTGGGCGTCTACGACCCCGAGACGCTGGAGCTGACCGACCTGGAGGTGCCCTACGACGACTGGCAGCCCGCGCTGTCGGCGCACGGCTCCACCATCGTCGGCATCGCGGGGGGCCCGAACGTCCCGTCGTCGGTCGTGCGCATCGACACCACCACCGGGCGGGTGGAGAGCCTGCGCCGCGAGCTGGACGACCTGCCCGACGCCGCGTTCCTCCCCCAGCCCCGCGCGGAGCAGATCGAAGGGCCGTTCGGGCGGCCCGTGCACGCCTACGTGTACCCGCCGTCCAACCCCGAGTGCGCCGGCCCGGCCGGTGAGCTCCCGCCCTACGTGGTCTTCGTGCACGGCGGTCCCACCAGCCGCGTGACGCGCGTGCTCAACCTCGAACGGGCCTTCTTCACCAGCCGCGGCATCGGCGTCATCGACGTCAACTACGGCGGCTCCACCGGGTACGGCCGCGCCTACCGCGAACGGCTGCGCCGCCAATGGGGCGTGGTCGACGTCGAGGACGCCGTGGCCGCGGCCAAGGCGCTCGTCGACGGCGGCATCGCCGACCCGCAGCGGCTGGCCATCCGGGGCGGCAGCGCCGGCGGCTGGACGACCCTCGCGGCCGTCACCCAGACCGACGTGTTCAAGGCGGCCACGTCCTACTACGGCATCAGCGAGCTGCAGAGCTTCGCGGAGGCGACGCACGACTTCGAGTCGCGCTATCTCTTCAGCCTGATCGGCCCCCTGCCCGGATTCGAGCGCGCCTACGAGGAGCGCTCCCCGCTCAACCGCGCCGACCGCACGGCCTGCCCCGTGCTGCTCCTGCAGGGCCTGGACGACCCCGTGGTGCCCGCCGACCAGTCCCAGCGGTTCGCGGACGCGCTCGCCGAGAAGAAGACCCCGCACGCCTACCTGACGTTCGAGGGCGAGAGCCACGGCTTCCGCCGCGCCGAAACGGTCGTCGCCGCCCTGGAGGCCGAGCTCGCCTTCTACGGCCGGACGCTGGACTTCGAACCCCGAGGAGTGGCCCCCATCGAGCTGACCACCGGCTGA